GCTGATGGCGGCGACCGGCGAGCCGGGCGGCGAGCCGGTGAAGATCGGCCTGCCGATCGCCGACCTGAACGCCGGCAACTGGGCGATCATCGGGGTGCTGATGGCGCTCTACGCCCGCGAGTCGACCGGCAGGGGCCAGTACCTCGACGTCTCGCTCCTCGAGGCGCAGCTGGCGCTGCATGTCTACGCCACCGGCCTGCACTTCTACCGAGACAGCTCGCCGGCGCCGATGGGGACCGCGCACCAGATCATCACCCCCTACCAGGCCTACCGCTGCAGCGACGGCGCGATCAACGTCGCCGTCGGCTCCGAGCGCCTCTGGCAGCAGTTCTGCGCAGCGCTCGGCCTCCCGATCGCCGACGACGAGCGCTTCTCCTCCAACGAGCGGCGCGTCGCCAACCGCGATGCCCTCGCCGAGCTGCTCGAAGCGCGCTTCGCGAGCGGGACGCGCGCCGAGTTCCTCGAACGCCTCGTCGCCGCCGGGGTCCCCTGCGGTCCGATCAACACCACCGGCGAGCTCTACGACGACCCCTGGGTCGCCGAGCGCGGCCAGCTCGTCCGCCTCGAGCACCCGACCGTCGGCGAGTACGTGGGGACCGGCTACCCGCTGGCGGGCGCCGGCGACCAGCTCGGGCCGAGCGGGCCGCCGCCGCTCCTTGGCGAGCACACGCGCGAGGTCCTCGCCACCCTCGGTTACGCCGAGGCGGCGATCGCCGGCCTCTACTCGGCGGGCGTCGTCGCCTAACCGGGTGGGCGCTCGCCGCGGCGGCGGGCGACGGCACGACCGAGGCGGCGGAAGGCGGCGACGTCCTCGACGCCGTGACGCTTGGCGAGGCGGCGCAGCACGAGGATCCGCACCGTGCCGATGATGAGGACGAGCACCGCGCCGACGAGCGCGGCGATGAGCAGCGCGAGGCCGAGGTCGAGCTGCGCGTGGAGGAAGAGGAAGGTGACGTGCACCGCCTTCGCGTTCTCCGCGATGAAGACGATCAGCGCCGCGAGGACGACCGCGCCGGCCCCCGCCCCGACCCAGGCGGCACCCGAACCGCTTTTCTCGATGCGGTGCGGCTGCGGCTCCGCGGGCAGCTCCGCCGCCGCGCCGCTCTCGATCTCGTCCTCGGCCATCGCGCCTCCCCGTCAGTCAGAAGAAGTTGTACCCGCTGCCGCCACCGCAGGCCCGTCCGCCGCGCCGCCGACGAGGGCGGCGAACGCCGCCACGAGGACGTCGGCCGCGCCCTCCGAGCCCCCCTCGGAGGGCGCGCCGGCGTAGCGGGCGCGCTCGTAGCGGTCGGTGAGGCCCGCCAGCAGCTCCGCCCCCTCGCCGAGCTCGGGCGCGACGCGGCTCGCGAACTCCCGCGGCGTCTCGGAAAGGGAGCGCCCGCGGCCCGCCTCGTGCGCGGCGAGCAGCACCCGGCGGTAGTCGCCGCGCACCCCGACGGGGTGCGCGGTCCGGCGCCGCGGCGCACGGCGCCGGGAGAGCCGCGAGCCCAGGCGGGAGAGGAGGCGCCGGGCGGCCGCGAAGAGGAGCGCGAAGAGCTTCCCCCAGGTGAAGACCGAGCTCACGAGCTCGGGGGGCGTCGCCACCTTCGGCGC
This Acidimicrobiales bacterium DNA region includes the following protein-coding sequences:
- a CDS encoding CaiB/BaiF CoA-transferase family protein: MARVLEHIKVLDLSRVLAGPYCTQFLGELGAEVVKVEPPGHGDDTRLWGPPFVGPEDAPESLYFLSANRNKKSVVIDLQRAEGQEIIRRLAQGADIVVENFRPGTLERWGLDYPALAALNPRIVHVAISGFGQSGRYRDRPGYDLIAQGMGGLMAATGEPGGEPVKIGLPIADLNAGNWAIIGVLMALYARESTGRGQYLDVSLLEAQLALHVYATGLHFYRDSSPAPMGTAHQIITPYQAYRCSDGAINVAVGSERLWQQFCAALGLPIADDERFSSNERRVANRDALAELLEARFASGTRAEFLERLVAAGVPCGPINTTGELYDDPWVAERGQLVRLEHPTVGEYVGTGYPLAGAGDQLGPSGPPPLLGEHTREVLATLGYAEAAIAGLYSAGVVA
- a CDS encoding lipopolysaccharide assembly protein LapA domain-containing protein, whose translation is MAEDEIESGAAAELPAEPQPHRIEKSGSGAAWVGAGAGAVVLAALIVFIAENAKAVHVTFLFLHAQLDLGLALLIAALVGAVLVLIIGTVRILVLRRLAKRHGVEDVAAFRRLGRAVARRRGERPPG